DNA from Plectropomus leopardus isolate mb chromosome 11, YSFRI_Pleo_2.0, whole genome shotgun sequence:
attttttttgtagacTTCTTTTACATTCCCTCTTTTTTGAGAGGGGATGGAGGCAATAGGATGGCAGTCGTAGAGCTTCGGAGGAGTGTAGGCAGGCCAAGAGGCAGCAGGGGAGAGGGTATGAATGTCTTTACTCATAGGTCTGAGGAACAGCATGTTAACCATACCAGAGGCCCTGACTATCACCTTATGATCACCATAAGAGAGTGCATGCAGCATACACCACTCCACCCCTGCCTGTTATCCTTGAACCCAATTTTCCCAAATTTGGGGTTACAGGGTCTTCTTAGCTTGCTTGGTTTCAGCAGGTTTTGGCTCCAATGAGTGCAGCACTTATCAGCATTCTTGTGTCTTGTGACTTGTGCTCCAGTCCAGAACGAGGAATCCAAATGCCTTTCTGAGACCTAACCATGTATCTTCACACTTATTAACTGAGCTCATTTGCATGGGAATGCTTTTTGCAATGTTCTGGCAAACTCATCTAGCTTCGTCAGagtacatatactgtatatatatatatttatttttaacagaagaAGTTCATTGTGTTGTCTCTAACATGCCATGTCTTGTCTCTTGCAGTTGGAAATGATAATGGAGACGATCATCATGATAAAGATGATACTATACAAAAAGAGGTAGGTTCAGCAGCTAAATGCTGTAGACTGTAAAAATTATTATCTGTTGGACTCAATAGCATTTTTGTCCTACCAGACTGAAAAGGCAAAATGGGAACCACTTCGTGTTTTGAGCAAACTTGAAGGGGACAATGAACGAAAGACTGgtaaataatataatttggAGCATCATAATTCATGTAAGTCTAAgaattgattatttattttacactgtatttaacatgttactttgtttctctttgacaGACTTAATGGAAGAGCTTGGCCTGGGGGATGTTGATGATCTTGAGGGTaagttaaaataagaaattctccagtttgtttatatatttcattcatttgtcGACATGATCTTGAGGCAGTTGATCACCTCGGGCCCTGGTAAAACAGCATGCATGTTAGCAGCCTGGGACGGCTTATTGTAAATATGAAATGAGAGTGAAGCGTCTTGCTTGCTACTTTTGCGTAGCGGAGTGCtccctgtttttcttctcaatgccccttctgtttttgcagaagtGCCCTAAATGCCTTAAGTTGAAAAAAACTTCACCTCAGAGAGGGAGAGCTTCTAATGTcgttgggatttttttcccattgtcCAATCAGATGAAATGAGAGGCAAGCCCTCTGTGTTAGGCATCAAGTGGTAGTGTATAGTATGAAGCTAATGTTTTGTCATTGCCCCACCAGACAAGCTGCAAGACATATTTGAACAAATTATAGTCTCAACTACTTTCTAACATTTTCCCAACTATAAATAGGCCCGAATATATGCAGCAGATTGGCCTGGATGATTTTTTTAGACTGAGTCGGGGACAGTTTGACAAACATCTGGACAACCTGGAGGTCCTTCCTGTGATTTCTTCCCCTCACACGTACCCAGCACAGATATGTGTTTCCCAGTGTCCTGTCCCCAGGTGCTCTCAGcctgtccatttttttgtacagatttttaGGTACAAATCTGTGAGATAACTTTACAGTGAAATACAGGTTAAGCTAAGGACACGTGACTCTGCAGTTGCcttgcaacaataaaaaaaaaggacgcAGCAACATACAAAAAGTGCTCTCAGTGTTAGGGGCCGCCTTTTGGCCCTAAATGTAATGCACATGCATCCTTTATAGGGTTACTGCTTGTAAACCGTCTTATATCTCCACAGTAGTGCCCAATATCCACATTATGAAAGCTTTACTTTCAAAAACGTAGCAGCTGCTGTCTTTCTGAAGCTTTTAATTAAATGATCTGCAGTATCCATATTCAACACTCACTTCACTACCTTTGTATGTTTCTGCCTTCGGACTCCTTGAAGCTAAAAAAGCAGGTCAGTAAACACGAACTAGCTGATTAGACAAGGTGGACTGTATACACTGGCAGCTGTAGTTCTTGTTTAAGACCTCAGATTGATGAAGTGCAATAGCTTTCCAGCTTATCCCAGGTCTTTTCCACTGAGTAGTGTTCTCTTGTGTTGTGGTCATCCCGATGTAAACCGACCTCTGACCCTTCAGAAACATCAGCATCATATTATATTCATTGACCTACAGCTTCTTGTATTCATGACCCAGATGCATCAGACTGGGACTCCGCCAGCACTACCAGTAAGAGAACCCTTCCTGGCCGCAGACTGGCCTCCCCTGGACTTGAGGAGTTCCCAGAATGCTCCTATCCATCTGTTAAAGAACAGGATGAAGACGTTGCTCCAGCAGCACCCCCAACACCTCAGAGGAGCATCAGCTCCAACAAGACACTGCCAAGCACACCTTCCCAACCCGTGCCCCAACCTCGAGCAAGGAGGATGGTGTTTCAGAAACCTGAGAGTGAAGAAGGTAAAGCATGTTAAGTCCTTATGTAATCTTgcaaacatgcatatttataacTGACTGCACCATTGTTATCTTTCTTTAAATGCTTTgaaattcagattcagattgGGAACCAGACAATATGAGACCTCCTTGCAGTACAGTGCAAACTGACAATCAGCTGCAAAACATAGCTGAGCCTCAGGCAGTGGTTACACCAGGTAAGGCTCACTGGTCTTTTTTAATATGCCTACAGATGTTTGTGTGCACTTTTTCTGGATAAAAACTCTGTCTTCTTAGGTTCCCCTGAGCTCTCACTGATGACAAGAGATGGTAAAAGTAATGTGGAGTCTGACAAGCAGCAGCAAAAGGTGAGAAATACCCAGAATATACCAGCTTTACCACAAtccttttttagttttgagaCTTTTGTCCCAGACACATGAACAACATTCATGTTCTCTCAATTTCtggaaaattaaaattcatCATCAAGTCAGTCTATTGTTTAGTATGTGCATATTTCAAAGAAGAGCTATGTATTAAAAATGGGGCTGTTAGCGTTAATGCGTTaatcatgacattttatttttttaactgtgttaaATGCTGGAcagtatttctgtctttaagaggctgtagcAGGCTaagttttaaagctacagtgattAGTGTTACCCCTACCGTCACACCCCCtccaaagttttcttttcagcCCGCAGGAGACCATCGTCATCCAGCCCAGCATATCGCGCCACACCCTGATCAGATACTTGAACTCtatatgtaaaaagaaaaaagcaaatagtTGAATATATGTATTGGACAGTCACATCcaatttgactgacataattctgaccGGGTACAACAGGGTACAATGAGAATGAAATACCTCcatataaatatgaattttgtgttttatatgtgcTACATGCATAACTTACTCCCTAAATGTGACATGAGTCCAAActtcttgttttgcatttttgtcttgtttcttttgtgtttatcGTGGTCCACCCATGCCATCAAAGGAGATAGATGATGCAGTAGACACATGTGAGTTAGATCTAAATAACCCACACCCATCTGGCCATGTGAGCTCTGAAGGTGGAGTACAGGACAAGGACTTTAAAGATCAACGCAGTCCTGAAGAAAGAGGTGAAGCGGGGGAAAACATCCCGTGGGAGAATCGTTATGAGAAGCTCTGGGTTGAGGTGGAGAAAAGGGAGGTAAAATCCACCTTCAAGAATGTTGCTGGTGAATTAAAAGAGAAGTTTGGAGAACTACTTAAATCAAGACATTCTGCGGGAGACGCCACAGAAGAACAGGCCATGGCTGAATCAACTTCTGCAGAAGAAGAGTCAAGCGATGACGATGAAGGGGAAGTCATTGTGCGTCCAATGGCCAGAGCAAGGAGTACCGTCCTTCTCACTATACCTGAGCAGAGGGAGTCTGGACTGGAAGACTCTGCAACAGAGTCAACAGACAACTCCTTACGTGAGGACAGAATGCAGGTCTGTATGACTCCAGCAAGTAAGAGCCGCATGTGTCGAGATCCAAGTCTACTGCCTGATAATGCTCTGGAAAGGTTCAGGTCTCCCTTACCAAAACCCACCAcagcacagagagacagcagcaTAGACCCTGTTCCCAGAGCTTTTAATGATGATCATACCATACCCACATGTGATGTTGACTGTAGGACATTCTCAAAAGATGAGGCCAAACTTGGGCCATTAGAGAAACAACATCTGGACCTTACGTGGAAGGAAGACACTGCAGATGTAACTGAGAAGAACAATGCGAGTTCAGAAGAGGATCCTGAGGAATTCACCGGGTCTCGCTCTCCGTCACTAAGCAGACGTTCAGCATCTATCCCGGGTGTTTCTGATGAGGACCTGGAAGAGGACAAGGAAAGATTTAAACTTGAGGTAGGGATGCTGAAGGTTGTCTTCCTGGATTTGGAGAAAGAAAAGGCCCGACTCAACAAAGAGGTAGAGGATGGCCGCCCCTCCCTTAGTACCTTCTTGATCGTTTCTCTTTGTCTTCATTTCAtccatgtacttttttttttaatttcttttaatctgCTGTTTCAAAAGGACCAACCTTACCATACATCATTACCTCATCTTACTTCCTTCTGTTAGTGTCGTTTTTCCATGTCTTGATGTGCATTTTGTTTAGGTTTGATTTCAAGTAGAAGCGCATGTTTGTCCCTACatttttgtgtcccttttttacTAATGTAGAATTGAACTACTACATGCTGAGGGACATTTGCACTGCACTCAAGTAACCTAAAACAATATATGTATTAATTGTTTGGCATTCTTGATTGTACTCCAAAACTAAACAAAGTTCAGTCTTTTGTGGTCTTAAGTAGTGACTCATTCTTTTTCATGCATGGACCTTGCATGTATCTTTATGTTGAATAGTTTCAATTGTATGAACTCTCTTTTCTAGATGATGTGGTTTGAAGATTCTGCAAATAATAGCCTTCTTTTCCCAAAAAAGAAGCGCCATTGCAATGATATTGCagttgtatatattttttgtctctttatgctCACTATGCTTAAAGATAGCGTTTAGAATTTAGCAGCATTCATTGgcagaaacaaaatataatatccATAAATATGTTGTAATTAGTTTATAGTCACCCAACACTAAGAGTCGTTCGGTTTTCATAACCTTAGAATAAGCCGTTtttatctacatatggagctATGTTGTTAATTAATAGATGTATTTTTGGCCAGCCTTTTGTTGAGTGTTCTTATATTTCCTGAGCATACAAGGAAATATAAATGTAGTGCTATGTCTTTGCTACACAGTTTGGCTTTTTAATTCACAAATGCAGTCTATAATATTGAATGTAAGAGGCCATTGTAGGTAgcatacattttaaactgcCAGAGATAATATTGTAAGCGATATTTATATTGTAGCTTTGCTGTTATGAAGTAAAGAATCTTTGAATTACAATTTCTTTAGattgtaatttttgtgtttgaaagacCACTGTCTTTTCCAGTTTTTGGATGTCTTATCAGACATTTTTCTCAGGGCAGGTATTGACAATGCCACAGCAAGCATTGTAATGCATAGAATTCTGCATCCTTGTAATTAACAGAAAATACCACATCAAATAGGGTAACCACACTAAGGTGTTAGGTCTCAGAAGGGAGGGGTGACACTAAATTATGCATGACAAAGTGTACAAGTCCCTGctccaaaatgcattttaaaaggcTGGCCGCAACCTGTGTTAGATAGGATTCATTTCTCAAATCCAGTTGTTAAATATTTTCCCTTTGTCTTTTCAGGTTGGCAAAAACACGACAAAGACTGAGATGGAGGTGGAAAAATCCAGTACTTCCTGGAATACTGATGGAACTACATTGGGAGACATGGGTACTAAGAAACCTGAGACAAGGTTAGGATGCCTGTCAAGTCAAGCCAGAGCAGTTCAGCAGGAACAGCAGCCTGCAGCCACCAAGAGGTATGCATTAGTTTGCTTTTGTACAGTAATCATTAGCAAATGTTGACTAATGGTCTTAGAATTTCAGAACACATCCACAATCCTCCTCTAGATTCAGTTGGCAGATATTTTCTTtaagaatacattttatttttgctttgagtgtgtatgtgtatgttgtTGTCTGAATAAATCGTTCTGTAATACCCTTTTTGAGAAATGCTCTttagctacatttttttttcaacggCACATTCAACAACAAGAGCTCAGTccaaactttattttactgattCCATTTGATGAAGTTTTCTTTAGCACCATCTCAAAAGGTCCAAGGTGTAGATGTCACAGCTCATTGACTATCAGGTTTATTGCTCTCCATAGCACCAACGGGGCGCCAGTGCAATTGCATCTCCCGCTCCAGCAGACCTACAATAGCAACAAACAGGAGGGGCAAGCTGTAGAGGAGACCTTACAGCTGGAGCTGGTCAGAGGGGCCCGGCGCAGCAGAGCCCCTCAGACCAACACTCATGTCAATGGAGaccctctctctgtgtttgatgATAGCACTTTAAGTGAAGTGTCGGACGATGAAGGAAGGTATATATGCAGTATGCCACTTTTTGTATCAATTTTTTCTCTGTCACTAACCAGTAAGGGGTGTTCAGACTGAACGCAAAGTGAATTATAAAGTTACAACAGCAAGTAGAGGCCAGTAGATGTGAACAGTCACCGATTTCTCTTAGGAGAGTTAATTAAGGTCtctgtgcaaaacaaaaaataatcaaataaaagaaaaaaatgcatgctaaTCCAAAACCTGTAGTGCATCACTTAATTAACATACAAGGAGGAACATAAAGTCCGGTTCAGACCAAAATTTGTGAAAAGGCAAAACCGTTTTAGACCATTGCAGAGAAAAGTTGCAGTGATGTGAACTAACCGGTCTTAGCTCGACTCAAGCCGGCTGATGGTATCACCTTTAACTCAGCTTGTAAAGTCACCATTGGCTGGTTTTAGAATGCAAGACACATCGCCTTTTTCAACAGTAAAGTTGCTGGCCTAGTCGGTTATGATTTGTCAGGAAGCAGGGCATTCTCTGATGTCCCGCCAAGGCAGAGTCCATCTTATTTACATTCCCTCATGGTGTGTTGGTGTTGGACGgtgtgtggctgctgctgctcactgaATATGCATATGGCACACCAACTCATTGACTGATTCATCCCACTGgttattgaaattatttttgtgtatttatgacTACGCTACATCTAAGgctcatgttttgtttatgcttttttttcatcactacTAGATCTGCAGAAAATATCTCAGCATCACTATACACAATCATACATTACAAAGCTACAAATTAATAGGCCTTAAAAGTTTGAAATCATAACTGAAGTACAGAGAattgttgccatggagatgaTACACTGTTATGTCTAGTTGCGATGGTTGCAAGTTTCAACTTGGTTCATCGcaaatctttggtctgaactgaACTATTAGAGTTGTTGGTAAGTTAGAAAGTCTTGTTTGTGTATTGTTGGTTTGTGATGAATAAACACAATCTTTCAATATATAAACTCAGAAACTGAGGTAGAAATTTGCTTTGCAATCAGTCAAAACAAACCTTCACAGTGCTGGTGGGGGGTGATCAGTAGGATTcagtttttcttgattttaattattttcctcCCTACACAGTTGCATGACTAACTactatttttacaaaaaataataatagtatacTGCATTATACCATTTTACTTCCAACAACTTTTCAGTGCAGCTGTCCTGTCATGAGAACATGTGCTTCAGTTTTTGAATTAACCCCTGTTTTTCTTCCCTGTGTTTGCTGGTTTCAGGTTTCCAACCAGTGGACAACAGAAAATTGAGGTAGAGCATGAATTCTGTCAGTAACTTGTCAGAAATTTGTCGTACACAATACAAAATGAGAAACTGAATGACTTTTTAACCCCAGTTTGTTTCTAAATTCAGAACCCTAAAGAAGTGGAGATGGCAGAAGACTTTGATGAACTTACTCAGTCATCAGACACAGCCACAGATGACATCGACTCTCCCACTTCAGGCTACCGTCACGCCTCCCTCCTCATTCAGAAGCTCGATTCAGCCACTCTGGGTACTGATTCAGCTCATTCAAAAGCTAATAttgcactgtactgtacatAATTCACCTTTGAAAGCAAGCTAGTATATGCTTTTAAGTAAATGATTCTGCCTCTGCCATATTATATCTCACAGACTCCAGAAGCATGGTGaagctgcaaaacattttccatgAATATGAGCGCTCCATCCAAAAGGCACGGAGTCGCCATGGGTACCTGGCAGACAAGGTGAGCACGCTGGAAATGGAGAGGTCGGAGTTGAAAGGCTCTCTGGAGGAAGTCAAAGATGTTAAATCTGCCTTGGAGCGCAGCCAGCTGGAATTGCAGACTGAAGTCACAAACCTCAAGTgagtattacttttttatgttctCTGTAGCCATTTCTGTACATGCATAGTCTTGCATtcttttctgatatttttgtgtATCTTATCTtatgtgtttgcttgttttatggATCTCTATTGTGGTTTATTGACTTGAAATTTCTGCCTGTGTAGATTTCAGCTGAAACAGGAGCAGGAAAATCGCCGCAATGCCACCATGATGTACAACACGACCAGAGATAAGCTGAGGAGGACGGAGGAGCAGCATCAGTTGGAGGTGCAGGAGCGACAGAAGGTTGAGCTAACCCTCAGAAATCTGGAGCTGGAGATGAGAACGCTGGTCAACAGCATGAAACAGGTACACgctctttatttctctgttcaAAGTGAGCAGTGATATTACGCTGTTTTCCTTGTACTGATGTTTGATAAAGTTTTATTAATAATGCGATATAACTGTGTAGATATTAAGATAATTTGACTTTATTATTTGGATGATTTTGAGTGTTTTACCAGTACCTAGCTTGTCCAGTAGTTTTTTTGGTGTATATGTGATTGTTACATTGGTTGGTTATTTGTCAATCACCCAGCTTGAAGAGGACCACAGTGAGACTCAGAGACTGCTGGCTCAGGAGCGGAGTGCTCGGACGCTGCAGGAGAATCTGCTCAACAGCCATCTTCGTAAGCAGCAAGAGATAGAAGACgagaacaaaagaaacattAGCAAAAGCAATGAGGTAATATTCACAGAGCGGTATTCATTATTTGGGAAAACATTAGTTTGATTTGTGGTTTAGATGATCTTCTAACAGTTTGCACCcactgatgtgtttctgtgtaagTGGCTGGACATGAACAGAAAAATATTCCGAAACTTTTAGGAATTGTGAAGTGAGAGTTGTACAGTCTTGTGTTGCTATTAGAAGATTACCAtttgtaaaaatgcagtttggGAACAACTAATCCATTTTGTAATCAGATCTTAAAGAAAACCTGTTGATTTAAGGAATCTTAACTTTCTTGTGATGTCTACAGGCCTTGTCTCAGCTCACTGAGgccagtgacagagagagggagttgCTTCAACAGACTGCTACCCTCCAGGAGCAGCTAACCGTCCTGAGAACAGACCTCGAGCGTTCGCAGGCCAATAGCAGTCTCAAAGAGAGTCACCTTACAGAGGAGAATGAGGCCCTTAAGGAACAGCTGGAAGATGCTCGGCGAGATCTCAAACTCAGCAGTGAGGCCCTGACCCAAACTGTCTTCAACTGCAATAACCAGGTGACCGCCCTGAAGTCTGAGTTAACTATAACAACAACCCGTCTGGAAAATGAGCGGCAGACTCGTGAAACACTGGATGCAGAGGTTGAGTCCACTCGTACGCGCCTGGCTGGAGCCATAAAGGAGGCAGAGCTATGCCTGGCAgctcacacagagacagagagagctctGCTCCGGGAGAAAGAGGAACACCAGCGTCTTAAAGACAAACTCACAGGTTAGTACTTTTTTCATGAAACAGGCACATCCATGTGGAAGAGCAGTTTGAAATCTAAAATGCACCCAATGTGTAATTCATAAAATGTGATTTCATCCTTTATGCATGTACATTTAAGAGAAGATCCAGTCAGAAGGGCTTGACTGTAGCAGTTGCTCAGTTGTCATTGACAGCCAGATTTGAATAAACTGTTGTGAgcgtagtttttttttttttttttttttaactcttatgttttttacttttacaggTGAAACAGCCAGTCACCGTGAGGCAGTCAGCGGCCTTTCCCAGAAGTTGGCCAAAGCAGAGACTCGTGCAAACAGCCTGGAGAATGAGGTTCATCGGGCCACGCTGCAGCTGACAGAGAAAGGCCTCTTGCTGGAGGTCCTACAGCGGGAGAAGGAGCAGGCGGCTGCTCGTGTCAAGGAGCTAGAAACAGCTCTGCAAGCTGAGAGGGAGGTGGTCAGCCGTGCGGGTGCACGGCAAGAGGCCACACAGGAGCGACTAGCTCAAACCCAGAGTGAGGGCATGTTACTGCGGCAGCAGCTAGAGGAGGCCCAAAACAAAGGAGTTGCAAAGGAGCGTGCTGTGACAGATGCCCAAGAACGCTTCAGTGACATTCTGTCCAAGCTGCGCTCTGACTGTGAAGAGAGAGTGCAACTAGTGgaggagagaaacaaagagcTCGCCAGTAAGGCTGCCGATCTCCGAGATCAAGTCTACAAGTTAGAGGAAGAGAAGAACGAAAGAGAGGTAAGATTAGGACTCTGCAGGGTAAGAGGATTACCGAACTTCCTCCACCTCCCACTTTTAGCCTTTATTCTACAAACCAGTTAAGGCTCTCTTTATATCTAATCAAATCCTGTTGTATTTGGATTCTTTCTGAGCACAGACTAGTCTGAGGAAGCTACAGCAGGAGCTAGCCGACTCACTCAAGAAGCTGTCAATGAGTGAAGCTTCTCTGGAGGTCAACACACGCTACCGCAATGACCTGGAAGAAGAGAAGGCTCGTCTCTTTAAAGACTTGGACAGGCTCAAAGGAAAGGTAACAGCAGGGAACAGTGCCACCCTGTGGCAGCACATTATCACCACATCTATAGTACCCACTGTGTGTACAATTATGAAACACGCACTTAAAGCTGTACTGAGATTTGATTgctcattttgacatttttacggCAATAGAGCAGTTGGTCATAAGCAGTAATAACTTTCAGTATATTCACTGAACAGATATTTAAGTCCAACATTACTGATGAGGTTAatgcttctctgtctctgtcatgtAGCTGGAGGAAAGCGAACACCAGTATGTGCAGGCTGAGAGACGCATTAACAGTCTA
Protein-coding regions in this window:
- the si:ch211-272n13.3 gene encoding ankyrin repeat domain-containing protein 26 isoform X6, with amino-acid sequence MKKIFSFTKKKKHPSGTPDNGSVLSAGYDLKEKDLGKVHKAASVGDLAKLKQLAKKNDINQLDKENRTALHIACASGHAEVVQFLVESKAKLNLCDNQNRSALMKAVQGQHERCVSILLENHAEPNLVDINGNMALHLAANIPSIPTAVVLLEHEADINAQNKEGFTPLTVAVREDHIEMAEFLLKEGAGVNFMDQSQRSPLMIAAGNGQIGMLRLLLRFDADITLKDTKGWSADDYAVMNGHHPCSLLIIEHSTQRNEGPSLSQGPSKKKKQTLLGSPSQDIEAGFSLGGPATDKDDFEDNSQSESLSRVSKSAADEWPSSEDDDESVLIEKKPQKVNLRKMIASKRGEASALPDRSLSGSESEPESENRVQRIPSLLKALPSSKAPQLPVDPSPVPFLFKAPQMTSSPLPSYRKKEDSTGDEDEQEEERDDDDDEKEEEEEDISDDNDQPEESGESLDATSPVPETEVSKDKKRDFLSELGLEKADEEQDSWDSESHSDKAKMPHEESQGLHTQDREDKSTVEEETRDNFFYIPSFLRGDGGNRMAVVELRRSVGRPRGSRGEVGNDNGDDHHDKDDTIQKETEKAKWEPLRVLSKLEGDNERKTDLMEELGLGDVDDLEDASDWDSASTTSKRTLPGRRLASPGLEEFPECSYPSVKEQDEDVAPAAPPTPQRSISSNKTLPSTPSQPVPQPRARRMVFQKPESEEDSDWEPDNMRPPCSTVQTDNQLQNIAEPQAVVTPGSPELSLMTRDGKSNVESDKQQQKEIDDAVDTCELDLNNPHPSGHVSSEGGVQDKDFKDQRSPEERGEAGENIPWENRYEKLWVEVEKREVKSTFKNVAGELKEKFGELLKSRHSAGDATEEQAMAESTSAEEESSDDDEGEVIVRPMARARSTVLLTIPEQRESGLEDSATESTDNSLREDRMQVCMTPASKSRMCRDPSLLPDNALERFRSPLPKPTTAQRDSSIDPVPRAFNDDHTIPTCDVDCRTFSKDEAKLGPLEKQHLDLTWKEDTADVTEKNNASSEEDPEEFTGSRSPSLSRRSASIPGVSDEDLEEDKERFKLEVGMLKVVFLDLEKEKARLNKEVGKNTTKTEMEVEKSSTSWNTDGTTLGDMGTKKPETRLGCLSSQARAVQQEQQPAATKRFPTSGQQKIENPKEVEMAEDFDELTQSSDTATDDIDSPTSGYRHASLLIQKLDSATLDSRSMVKLQNIFHEYERSIQKARSRHGYLADKVSTLEMERSELKGSLEEVKDVKSALERSQLELQTEVTNLKFQLKQEQENRRNATMMYNTTRDKLRRTEEQHQLEVQERQKVELTLRNLELEMRTLVNSMKQLEEDHSETQRLLAQERSARTLQENLLNSHLRKQQEIEDENKRNISKSNEALSQLTEASDRERELLQQTATLQEQLTVLRTDLERSQANSSLKESHLTEENEALKEQLEDARRDLKLSSEALTQTVFNCNNQVTALKSELTITTTRLENERQTRETLDAEVESTRTRLAGAIKEAELCLAAHTETERALLREKEEHQRLKDKLTGETASHREAVSGLSQKLAKAETRANSLENEVHRATLQLTEKGLLLEVLQREKEQAAARVKELETALQAEREVVSRAGARQEATQERLAQTQSEGMLLRQQLEEAQNKGVAKERAVTDAQERFSDILSKLRSDCEERVQLVEERNKELASKAADLRDQVYKLEEEKNERETSLRKLQQELADSLKKLSMSEASLEVNTRYRNDLEEEKARLFKDLDRLKGKLEESEHQYVQAERRINSLKSSLDEKEKELNTAALKHQEALSASGASETTIKQLEEAVQRLEIENARLEAAAKQQSNKIEALQKGAEKSARLSDCSPGEGVRSHLEDLVTNLQSSKMTLEDQLSQEVQKQSMLSHTAQNSQAMWEEELKGRSKLGLRLAELEKEKTDLNTQMEIEKKKAKKIAEQKKAIDTRLDQEMKRNTELQKEMYRLRTLLKTAKKKLRDQETGGAEFGSPMGSLRMDLGRHSQAEGAFERMKEKVDDLQAQLEKEGSRRSQLEKVNGELKDQLASLKSMGRSNDHLERSKRQLEEEVLDLRRRMEATQMEQSQVEQYRRDAEERARKEIQQKLEQVNNFLQNQAASQEALDQIKAANEANLRSQLEQKIRELEGELTRARTVHHDSLNQRESTRTELERYHQLYRDELRLRKSLAAKLERANGRLEEANAKLLNERSRSLITSSIANGSLVGPSLDVGSLASPAHYGATLGPLNRSLGLGISLLSPVTEGQNSRVEDYLTRMQSELDKSISRELNNATAELDAASARMSPVGSVSRVELDPVSRATQQYLEVLKKNSMI